One window from the genome of Bradyrhizobium xenonodulans encodes:
- a CDS encoding sugar ABC transporter ATP-binding protein yields the protein MSNAALAIEPSSPVPLLELRGISKEFPGVKALDDVSLAVFPGEVHMLLGENGAGKSSLMKVLCGAYRADAGEFYCKGDKVAINSTADAQKLGIAVIFQEFSLVPYLDIAQNIFLGREPKGRIPGTIDRRQILADARRVLETIGFDIDPSTTVDKLGVAQQQMVEIAKAISQNARILVMDEPTAALSDRETELLFALIARLKADGVSIVYISHRMAEVFALGDRITVLRDGRRIDGVRPADVTPDQLVRMMVGRNVDMTYPRNFADKPGELLLEVKGLSSSTGISDINIEVRRGEIVGLCGLVGSGRSEVARAIFGADAVTSGEIIFDGKTMSGEPDLAARRGIALIPESRKSEGLALLRSVSENLVVSALRKLFPSGLFDQRSAQRTADGLIRQLRIATPSARQTVGLLSGGNQQKVVIGKWLAAGSKLFIFDEPTRGIDIGAKSEIFALIDRLVAEGAAALMISSEQVEICHVCDRAYVMREGRIAGHLTRNELTEENIVRLGMHHA from the coding sequence ATGAGCAACGCCGCATTGGCCATTGAGCCCTCCTCGCCTGTCCCGCTGCTCGAGCTGCGCGGCATCAGCAAGGAGTTTCCGGGTGTCAAGGCGCTGGATGACGTGTCCCTTGCCGTCTTTCCCGGCGAGGTCCACATGCTGCTTGGCGAGAACGGCGCCGGCAAGTCGAGCCTGATGAAGGTGCTGTGCGGCGCCTACCGCGCCGATGCCGGCGAGTTCTATTGCAAGGGCGACAAGGTTGCGATCAACTCGACCGCGGATGCGCAGAAGCTCGGCATTGCCGTGATCTTCCAGGAATTCTCGCTGGTCCCCTATCTCGACATCGCCCAGAACATCTTCCTCGGCCGTGAGCCGAAGGGCCGCATTCCCGGCACTATCGACCGCCGCCAGATCCTGGCCGACGCCAGGCGCGTACTCGAGACGATCGGCTTCGACATCGATCCCTCCACCACCGTCGACAAGTTAGGGGTGGCGCAGCAGCAGATGGTGGAGATCGCGAAGGCGATCAGCCAGAACGCGCGCATCCTCGTGATGGACGAGCCGACCGCGGCGCTGTCCGACCGCGAGACCGAGCTGCTGTTCGCGCTGATCGCGCGGCTGAAGGCCGACGGTGTCTCCATCGTCTACATTTCGCACCGCATGGCCGAGGTGTTCGCGCTCGGCGATCGCATCACGGTGCTGCGCGACGGCCGTCGCATCGACGGCGTCCGTCCCGCCGACGTCACGCCGGACCAGCTCGTCCGCATGATGGTCGGCCGCAACGTCGACATGACCTATCCGCGCAATTTCGCCGACAAGCCCGGCGAGCTGCTGCTCGAGGTAAAGGGCCTGAGTTCATCGACTGGCATCTCCGACATCAACATCGAAGTGCGCCGGGGCGAGATCGTCGGCCTGTGCGGCCTGGTCGGTTCCGGCCGCAGCGAGGTCGCGCGTGCGATCTTCGGCGCCGACGCCGTGACGTCAGGCGAGATCATCTTCGACGGCAAGACCATGTCCGGCGAGCCTGATCTGGCCGCGCGCCGCGGCATCGCGCTGATCCCGGAGAGCCGCAAGAGCGAAGGTCTCGCGCTGTTGCGCTCAGTGAGCGAAAATCTCGTGGTGTCGGCGCTGCGAAAGCTGTTCCCGAGCGGCCTGTTCGACCAGCGCAGCGCGCAGCGCACCGCCGACGGCTTGATCCGGCAGCTCCGCATCGCGACGCCGAGCGCGCGGCAGACCGTCGGCCTGCTCTCCGGCGGCAACCAGCAGAAGGTCGTGATCGGAAAATGGCTCGCGGCCGGCTCAAAACTCTTCATCTTCGACGAACCGACGCGAGGCATCGACATCGGCGCCAAGTCCGAGATCTTTGCGCTGATCGACCGGCTGGTGGCGGAAGGCGCTGCCGCGCTGATGATCTCGTCCGAACAGGTCGAGATCTGCCATGTCTGCGACCGCGCCTATGTGATGCGCGAGGGCCGCATCGCCGGGCATCTGACCCGCAACGAATTGACCGAGGAGAACATCGTGCGACTGGGGATGCATCATGCGTGA